Proteins encoded within one genomic window of Amorphoplanes friuliensis DSM 7358:
- a CDS encoding catechol 2,3-dioxygenase: MSVMRLGYVHVRVTDLAQARKHYEQTLGMDAVHEEGGRVYLKSWDEDDHHSVVLEEGGVGLVKFGYKVTSDGSLEELESRVAAFGAHSERMSKGENAGIGDGLRVTLPSDHVLELYADVERLGTKVGKLNPDPWPRHGLRGIGVPRINHALITTEDPALLERFFADALGFRPAERLVGGDEPKDLVGSWMFCGENPHDIAFVNGPNGKLHHFAYEIEDWSALLRAGDLMSMDDVPIDFGPARHGITRGGTIYFFDPSGNRNEVFSGGYRTGPDFQPITWTMDQAARGINHTHREIDQDFLQVVT; this comes from the coding sequence ATGTCCGTCATGAGACTCGGCTACGTCCACGTTCGCGTCACCGACCTGGCGCAGGCCCGGAAGCACTACGAGCAGACCCTCGGCATGGACGCCGTGCACGAGGAGGGTGGCCGGGTCTACCTCAAGTCCTGGGACGAGGACGATCACCACTCCGTCGTCCTCGAGGAGGGCGGGGTGGGCCTGGTCAAGTTCGGTTACAAGGTCACCAGTGACGGCTCGCTGGAGGAGCTGGAGTCGCGGGTGGCGGCGTTCGGCGCGCACAGCGAGCGGATGAGCAAGGGTGAGAACGCCGGGATCGGCGACGGCCTGCGGGTGACGCTGCCCTCCGACCACGTCCTGGAGCTCTACGCCGACGTCGAGCGGCTCGGCACCAAGGTCGGCAAGCTCAACCCCGACCCCTGGCCCCGGCACGGTCTGCGCGGCATCGGCGTCCCCCGGATCAACCACGCCCTGATCACCACCGAGGACCCGGCGCTGCTGGAGCGGTTCTTCGCCGATGCTCTCGGCTTCCGCCCGGCCGAGCGGCTGGTGGGCGGCGACGAGCCGAAGGACCTCGTCGGCTCGTGGATGTTCTGCGGCGAGAACCCGCACGACATCGCCTTCGTCAACGGGCCCAACGGCAAACTGCACCACTTCGCGTACGAGATCGAGGACTGGAGTGCGTTGCTGCGGGCCGGTGACCTGATGTCCATGGACGACGTGCCGATCGACTTCGGCCCGGCCCGGCACGGCATCACCCGGGGCGGCACCATCTACTTCTTCGACCCCTCCGGCAACCGCAACGAGGTGTTCTCCGGCGGGTACCGCACCGGGCCGGACTTCCAGCCGATCACCTGGACCATGGACCAGGCCGCGCGGGGCATCAACCACACGCACCGCGAGATCGACCAGGACTTCCTGCAGGTGGTGACCTGA
- a CDS encoding 2Fe-2S iron-sulfur cluster-binding protein, whose translation MVAVTVLPDGIRVEARPGESIVDALRRSGWRSRYKCRRGGCGSCKSRFTSGRIVYDHAVAASVLSDAERAAGICLPCRAVPVTDVVIEQPDRPMRPALSSERRSHPHEPTN comes from the coding sequence ATGGTTGCCGTCACCGTGCTGCCGGACGGGATCCGGGTCGAGGCCCGGCCCGGCGAGTCGATCGTCGACGCCCTTCGTCGTTCGGGCTGGCGCAGCCGGTACAAGTGCCGCCGTGGTGGCTGCGGCAGCTGCAAGTCCCGGTTCACCTCGGGGCGGATCGTCTACGACCACGCCGTCGCGGCCTCGGTCCTGAGCGACGCCGAGCGGGCCGCGGGGATCTGCCTGCCGTGCCGGGCCGTCCCCGTCACCGACGTGGTCATCGAGCAGCCGGACCGGCCGATGCGTCCCGCTCTCTCCAGTGAGCGCCGCTCCCACCCGCATGAACCTACGAATTGA
- a CDS encoding alpha/beta fold hydrolase encodes MRSDNPEQDRTIAVGGVATNYHDRGDGSPVLLIHGSGPGVSAWANWRTVLPELSCTMRVVAPDILGFGYTERPRGAAYGPGQWLDHLLGFLDALDLPKVSVVGNSFGGALALRLATVAPDRVDRLVLMGSAGVSFPITAGLESVWGFEPSLPAMRRLLRVFTYDSARLGDDLAELRLAAATRPGVQEAYASMFPAPRQRMVDVLAVDEDRIAALRHPTLIVHGRDDQVIPLSTSLRLLELIGDSRLHVFGRCGHWVQIEQAARFSALVRDFLLEEHVPALLTRT; translated from the coding sequence ATGCGATCCGACAACCCCGAACAAGACCGGACGATCGCCGTCGGCGGCGTCGCGACCAACTACCACGATCGCGGTGACGGCTCCCCCGTGCTGCTGATCCACGGCTCCGGGCCCGGCGTCTCCGCCTGGGCCAACTGGCGCACCGTGCTTCCCGAGCTGTCGTGCACCATGCGGGTCGTGGCGCCGGACATCCTGGGGTTCGGCTACACCGAACGCCCCCGGGGCGCCGCCTACGGTCCCGGGCAGTGGCTCGATCACCTGCTGGGCTTCCTGGACGCCCTCGACCTGCCCAAAGTCTCCGTGGTCGGCAACAGCTTCGGCGGCGCGCTCGCCCTGCGGCTCGCCACGGTCGCCCCGGACCGTGTCGACCGCCTGGTCCTGATGGGCAGCGCCGGGGTGAGTTTCCCGATCACCGCCGGCCTGGAATCGGTGTGGGGATTCGAGCCGTCCCTGCCGGCCATGCGCCGGCTCCTGCGCGTCTTCACCTACGACAGCGCCCGCCTCGGCGACGACCTCGCCGAACTACGGCTCGCCGCGGCCACCCGGCCGGGGGTCCAGGAGGCGTACGCCTCGATGTTCCCCGCGCCCCGCCAGCGCATGGTCGACGTCCTGGCCGTCGACGAGGACCGGATCGCCGCCCTGCGTCACCCGACGCTCATCGTGCACGGCCGCGACGACCAGGTCATCCCGCTCAGCACCTCGTTGCGGCTGCTGGAGCTGATCGGCGACTCCCGCCTGCACGTCTTCGGCCGGTGCGGTCACTGGGTGCAGATCGAGCAGGCGGCCCGCTTCAGCGCCCTGGTCCGCGACTTCCTCCTCGAGGAGCACGTCCCCGCCCTGCTCACCCGGACGTGA
- a CDS encoding FadR/GntR family transcriptional regulator: MPRYGDAVDPQAALMPSVAERIAAELEEEILEQRLGAGARLALRTELIDRFGVSANAMNEALRILRERSIIEVKPGVQGGVFVAQPPPQLRLGIIDVWFRGLLVDAVDLFEARTMLEDSFAAVAAERATPEDCRDLDWAVESLRDSRADPRGYLEANIRFHRTIARAARVPVLAGMYESLVTLIRATLVRAEFAGPDAAKVIDENITVHARIATAIRHRDHEALSAAILAHRTDLVRLTDPSRSPGRTRPTP; this comes from the coding sequence GTGCCAAGATACGGGGATGCCGTCGACCCGCAGGCCGCTCTGATGCCGTCCGTCGCCGAACGGATCGCCGCCGAGCTGGAGGAGGAGATCCTCGAGCAACGGCTGGGCGCCGGTGCCCGGCTCGCCCTGCGGACCGAGCTCATCGACCGGTTCGGCGTCAGCGCCAACGCGATGAACGAGGCCCTGCGCATCCTGCGCGAACGCTCGATCATCGAGGTCAAACCCGGCGTCCAGGGCGGCGTTTTTGTCGCCCAGCCACCCCCGCAGCTGCGGCTCGGCATCATCGACGTGTGGTTCCGCGGCCTGCTGGTCGATGCCGTCGACCTGTTCGAGGCCCGCACCATGCTGGAGGACAGCTTCGCCGCGGTGGCCGCCGAACGCGCCACCCCGGAGGACTGCCGCGACCTGGACTGGGCCGTCGAAAGCCTGCGCGACAGCCGCGCCGACCCCCGCGGCTACCTCGAAGCCAACATCCGCTTCCACCGCACCATCGCCCGCGCCGCCCGCGTCCCGGTGCTGGCCGGCATGTACGAATCCCTCGTCACCCTGATCCGCGCCACCCTGGTCCGCGCCGAGTTCGCCGGGCCCGACGCGGCCAAGGTCATCGACGAGAACATCACGGTCCACGCCAGAATCGCGACCGCCATCCGCCACCGCGACCACGAGGCACTCTCCGCCGCCATCCTGGCCCACCGCACCGACCTTGTACGCCTCACCGACCCGTCCCGCTCCCCCGGCCGCACCCGCCCGACCCCCTGA
- a CDS encoding caspase family protein, whose product MTGIDRRRSRLVLAGIPRYDDEALADVPQAAQNVADLRGVLTDPEIGGFAEEHCLVVPADVNRSGLARAVKRASEEAEDLLIFYFSGHGLLDDHNLHLGLQDSTFEDPGIESIPFDLIRRICLRSSARNKVVILDCCFGGRALGSPLAVSDEVVLADVEISGTYTLTAAPGNKAAVVLPGEVNTAFTGRLLRLLHEGVPGPMKTLTMGMIFRHLDRKSRAEGLPLPQQRNIGMADQIGLVANVAYAPVSHPLATAETGEVPVPVELPHVDPSPARAETLAERVRHGQAASVAADLRAIAEYRPDDQKLWHGRLEQAERAVDLLGAIVATATDGPQLAAEVITEVIAGDRPPSLLLAGLVRGANDSPVARALALVPPETARDLLVYLTLEKYGESSLQEYLGRLIASDKLAEVLTAAVKTYQYSVPVAGVLGAVRLPDLLRQLLDLGHLEAGIVLTWALAPNDLSDDELKNSRTAKTLALACQTLSGTRLARMSRVVALQLRTQPKSAAMLLYHLDRHAPEAGTLLLVRAVDGDNRLGEHLGRLARGTLPLPMAIIARITEHEPATADLLASALVFTDPCSAKKFLDVSLTSQFFFTPPGAPAFGRLIAEKFEVAAHASGWDEVRAAIETGNLELARSLAQAT is encoded by the coding sequence GTGACGGGAATTGACCGCCGACGCTCTCGCCTGGTTCTGGCCGGGATCCCCCGGTATGACGACGAGGCCCTGGCTGACGTCCCCCAAGCCGCCCAGAACGTGGCGGACTTGCGCGGCGTACTCACCGATCCTGAGATCGGCGGTTTTGCGGAGGAGCACTGCCTGGTGGTGCCGGCTGACGTCAACAGGTCGGGCCTGGCTCGGGCGGTGAAACGTGCGTCGGAGGAGGCAGAGGATCTACTGATCTTCTACTTCAGTGGGCACGGGCTCCTTGATGACCACAACCTGCACCTCGGGCTGCAGGACAGCACCTTCGAAGACCCGGGGATCGAGTCGATACCCTTCGACCTGATCCGGAGGATCTGTCTGCGCAGCAGCGCCCGCAACAAGGTCGTCATCCTCGACTGCTGTTTCGGCGGGCGTGCCCTTGGAAGTCCGCTTGCGGTCTCCGACGAGGTTGTCCTCGCCGATGTCGAGATTTCCGGTACGTACACTCTCACCGCGGCACCGGGGAACAAAGCCGCCGTCGTGTTGCCAGGCGAAGTGAACACGGCCTTTACAGGGCGGCTGCTGCGGTTGCTGCACGAGGGCGTTCCCGGACCGATGAAGACGTTGACGATGGGCATGATCTTTCGGCATCTGGACCGAAAATCGCGTGCCGAAGGGCTGCCCCTTCCGCAGCAGCGCAACATCGGGATGGCTGACCAGATCGGTCTGGTGGCCAATGTCGCCTATGCGCCAGTGAGCCATCCACTGGCGACGGCCGAGACTGGTGAAGTGCCGGTACCTGTCGAGCTGCCGCACGTCGACCCCAGCCCGGCTCGCGCTGAAACCTTGGCAGAACGGGTTCGTCATGGTCAGGCCGCAAGCGTCGCCGCGGATCTGCGCGCGATCGCCGAGTATCGTCCCGATGATCAAAAGCTGTGGCACGGCCGGCTGGAGCAGGCCGAACGCGCTGTAGATCTCCTCGGAGCAATCGTCGCGACCGCGACCGACGGACCCCAGCTCGCCGCCGAGGTGATTACGGAGGTGATAGCCGGGGACAGGCCTCCGAGTCTCCTGTTGGCCGGCTTGGTCAGGGGCGCCAACGATTCGCCTGTTGCCCGAGCATTGGCTCTGGTGCCGCCGGAGACCGCGCGAGACCTTCTCGTCTATCTCACCCTGGAGAAGTACGGGGAGTCGTCGCTGCAGGAATATCTCGGCCGACTGATCGCCTCCGATAAGCTCGCTGAGGTGCTGACGGCCGCCGTCAAGACCTATCAGTATTCCGTGCCCGTCGCCGGAGTCCTGGGAGCGGTGCGGCTACCCGACCTCCTGCGCCAGCTGCTCGACCTCGGCCATCTGGAGGCCGGCATCGTCCTGACTTGGGCTCTCGCGCCCAACGATCTGTCCGACGACGAGCTGAAGAACAGCAGGACTGCCAAGACTCTCGCGCTGGCTTGCCAAACGCTCAGCGGCACGCGGCTCGCGAGGATGAGCCGGGTCGTGGCGCTCCAGCTCCGGACCCAGCCGAAGTCCGCCGCGATGCTGCTGTACCACCTGGATCGGCACGCCCCTGAGGCCGGCACATTGCTGCTGGTCCGGGCAGTCGACGGCGACAACCGACTCGGCGAACATCTCGGGCGGTTGGCTCGCGGAACGCTGCCATTACCGATGGCGATCATCGCCCGAATCACGGAGCACGAGCCGGCCACGGCAGATCTGCTCGCGTCGGCCCTCGTCTTCACCGACCCCTGCTCGGCGAAGAAGTTCCTCGACGTCAGCCTTACTTCGCAGTTCTTCTTCACCCCGCCCGGCGCGCCGGCGTTCGGGCGGCTGATCGCCGAGAAGTTCGAGGTCGCCGCGCACGCCTCAGGCTGGGACGAGGTGCGCGCCGCGATCGAGACCGGCAATCTGGAGCTGGCTCGCTCCCTGGCGCAGGCCACGTAG
- a CDS encoding effector-associated constant component EACC1 has protein sequence MNVFLTASGDDDQVRSIDEVQDWLDHEPDLQGRISRTPAKPRPGELGAGWDTLTVAVGAGGALSVLGASLKVFFAQPRRTDLKLTVRAADGRSVVLDAKRVKEADVVTVLRETLGGATSDGN, from the coding sequence ATGAACGTCTTTCTCACCGCCTCGGGCGACGACGACCAGGTACGCAGCATCGACGAGGTTCAGGACTGGCTCGACCACGAGCCAGACCTCCAGGGCCGGATCTCCCGCACACCGGCGAAGCCCCGACCCGGCGAGCTCGGCGCCGGCTGGGACACGCTGACGGTGGCAGTCGGCGCCGGTGGGGCCCTGTCTGTTCTGGGCGCGTCACTCAAGGTGTTCTTTGCCCAGCCACGGCGTACCGACCTGAAATTGACGGTCCGTGCCGCCGACGGCAGGTCGGTCGTCCTCGACGCCAAGCGGGTGAAGGAAGCCGACGTCGTGACCGTTCTCCGCGAGACGCTCGGTGGTGCGACCAGTGACGGGAATTGA
- a CDS encoding NYN domain-containing protein, with amino-acid sequence MGHVRAALYLDFDNVFSGLYKLDPEVAVQFASDPRSWLLRLSTALTTDGPRRWLVLRCYLNPAGWVPNSDTTAGQDRLYFSRYRPWFVRAGFDVIDCPRYGGTKNAADIRIVVDAVDALSADARYDEFVIASGDSDMTPLLQRLRRADRRTMIVSPADAAEAFTAIADQVVDSQLLLALVQGEPVNLDEDADSEVDKEFAAEGAPGDQSEAYESFRSVVTRDYNEASEPLNMASLASRLHNQLGSSVSESNWFGFGSFARAVASLDLPNLQISQHLLWDSSRHPALENATAAQQRMALPEPVERLVQQLDLPRLPQSWWPAIYQTLSDYAGSHQFNLTQCTGWSRDRLRDQGLPVSRGAVAFVVRGTSFGGFPLHRQPPPTPAEIGDAFAGNVLSRAESAEVSFTDDDVAAVRSWLGALSDNAEASTA; translated from the coding sequence ATGGGTCACGTCCGGGCAGCGCTCTACCTCGACTTCGACAACGTGTTCAGCGGGCTCTACAAGCTGGATCCGGAGGTGGCGGTCCAGTTCGCCAGCGATCCGCGATCCTGGCTGCTCCGATTGTCGACGGCACTGACGACCGACGGTCCCCGTCGGTGGCTGGTTCTGCGCTGTTACCTGAACCCCGCCGGCTGGGTGCCCAACTCGGACACGACGGCAGGGCAGGACCGTTTGTACTTCTCCAGGTACCGGCCCTGGTTCGTCCGCGCCGGCTTCGACGTGATCGACTGCCCCCGGTACGGCGGGACGAAGAACGCCGCCGACATCAGGATCGTCGTCGACGCCGTCGATGCGTTGTCAGCCGACGCCCGGTACGACGAGTTTGTCATCGCGTCCGGTGACTCCGACATGACGCCGTTGCTGCAACGGCTGCGCCGCGCCGACCGCCGAACCATGATCGTGTCCCCGGCGGATGCGGCCGAGGCGTTCACCGCGATCGCCGACCAGGTTGTCGACAGCCAGCTGTTGCTGGCACTCGTTCAGGGCGAGCCGGTCAATCTCGACGAGGATGCGGACAGCGAGGTGGACAAGGAGTTCGCCGCTGAAGGCGCTCCTGGTGACCAGAGCGAGGCCTACGAATCGTTCCGATCGGTCGTCACCCGTGACTACAACGAGGCTTCCGAGCCCTTGAACATGGCCTCGCTGGCTTCGCGGTTGCACAATCAGCTGGGTTCTTCGGTCAGCGAGAGCAACTGGTTCGGATTCGGCAGCTTCGCCCGTGCCGTTGCCAGCCTGGACCTGCCGAACCTGCAGATCTCGCAACACCTGCTGTGGGACAGCAGCCGCCACCCGGCGCTCGAGAACGCCACCGCTGCGCAGCAGCGCATGGCACTTCCCGAGCCCGTGGAGCGCCTGGTCCAGCAACTCGACCTACCCCGGCTGCCGCAGTCGTGGTGGCCGGCGATCTACCAGACACTGTCCGATTACGCCGGTTCCCACCAGTTCAACCTGACACAGTGCACCGGCTGGTCCCGAGACCGGCTTCGCGACCAAGGACTGCCTGTCAGCCGCGGTGCCGTGGCGTTTGTCGTGCGCGGCACATCGTTCGGCGGCTTCCCGCTGCACCGCCAACCACCCCCGACACCCGCGGAGATCGGCGACGCCTTCGCCGGCAACGTCCTCAGCCGCGCCGAGTCGGCGGAGGTCTCCTTCACGGACGACGACGTCGCAGCGGTCCGAAGCTGGCTGGGAGCCCTCTCCGACAATGCCGAGGCATCGACAGCCTGA
- a CDS encoding ATP-binding protein, which translates to MRHGGGHGRIELRRDGDTLLCDIVDHGPGFPGGVPAPAGPPSPQTPGGRGLWLARHLTDTLLISDGPGGVTVSVTACLPVTPTPAADAQIEISPGVLIQATTDPLPAPPSAPGKGQAERGRLSPE; encoded by the coding sequence GTGCGCCACGGCGGCGGCCACGGCCGCATCGAACTGCGCCGCGACGGTGACACCCTGCTCTGCGACATCGTCGACCACGGACCGGGCTTCCCCGGCGGGGTGCCCGCACCCGCGGGCCCGCCGTCACCACAGACGCCCGGTGGACGGGGTCTCTGGCTGGCCCGGCATCTCACCGACACCCTGCTGATCAGTGACGGCCCCGGCGGGGTGACGGTTTCTGTCACCGCCTGCCTGCCGGTCACCCCCACCCCGGCGGCCGATGCCCAGATCGAGATCTCGCCCGGCGTGCTCATCCAGGCCACCACGGACCCTCTTCCAGCACCACCTTCTGCTCCGGGAAAGGGTCAGGCCGAGCGGGGACGCCTGTCTCCTGAGTGA